In one Methylocaldum szegediense genomic region, the following are encoded:
- a CDS encoding response regulator transcription factor, whose translation MNLKRQYREGTVMIVDDAPANLALISDALAEAGYRVLVATDGASALEQLRFVAPDVILMDAVMPGMDGFETCRQLKANPATRAIPIIFMTGLGELDDLLRGFREGAVDYLVKPIRHEEVLARVEAHLAQSRMVYRAEEALERSGFATISIDATGRIVWLTSSAVRWLAAFSGTQVLDFENAPPHLPTTLRDWALKRIASDGTSENELFTLHRDGKKFTAKLAPCENGREYLLLLQELTGGWNLESLRENLGLTFREAEILMWIARGKTNREVGTILGSSPRTVNKHLEHIFEKLGVGTRAAAVAVVMERMRTGAEAA comes from the coding sequence ATGAATTTGAAACGCCAATACCGCGAGGGCACGGTCATGATCGTGGACGACGCGCCGGCCAATCTCGCTCTAATCTCCGACGCCTTGGCAGAAGCGGGCTACCGCGTGCTGGTCGCGACCGACGGCGCATCGGCCTTAGAGCAACTCCGTTTTGTGGCCCCCGATGTCATCCTGATGGATGCCGTCATGCCGGGCATGGACGGTTTCGAAACCTGCCGGCAATTGAAAGCGAATCCGGCGACCCGCGCGATTCCAATCATCTTTATGACCGGGCTGGGCGAGCTGGACGATCTGCTCCGCGGTTTTCGCGAAGGCGCGGTGGACTATCTGGTCAAGCCGATCCGCCATGAGGAGGTGCTAGCCCGGGTCGAAGCCCATCTGGCCCAGTCGCGGATGGTGTACCGTGCGGAAGAAGCCTTGGAACGTAGCGGCTTCGCCACGATCAGTATCGACGCCACGGGGCGAATCGTGTGGCTGACTTCCTCGGCTGTCCGTTGGCTGGCGGCATTTTCCGGAACCCAGGTTCTTGATTTTGAAAACGCGCCTCCGCATCTGCCAACGACTCTTCGCGACTGGGCACTTAAACGCATCGCTTCGGACGGAACGTCGGAAAATGAGCTGTTTACGCTGCATCGCGACGGCAAGAAATTCACCGCCAAGCTCGCTCCCTGCGAAAATGGGCGCGAGTACCTACTGCTCCTGCAGGAATTGACCGGTGGCTGGAATCTAGAATCCTTGCGGGAAAACCTAGGACTCACGTTCCGCGAAGCGGAAATCCTCATGTGGATCGCCCGAGGCAAAACCAACCGCGAGGTCGGGACCATCCTCGGCAGCAGTCCCCGAACGGTCAACAAGCATCTGGAACACATCTTCGAGAAACTTGGCGTCGGTACCCGCGCCGCCGCAGTAGCTGTCGTCATGGAACGCATGAGGACAGGAGCCGAAGCGGCTTGA
- a CDS encoding hybrid sensor histidine kinase/response regulator: MDILSRQAIVKERRDYNAWVANETLEDYALRFAPRSFRKWSEFRVGNTAFGSISFLVLEAIGGFLTINYGFVNACWAILAVGLVVFLTGLPISYYAAKYNIDMDLLTRGAGFGYIGSTLTSLIYASFTFTLFALEASIMSLALELYFDIPIAAAHVVSALVVIPLVTFGVTTISRLQLWTQPLWIALLVTPYVAVIWQEPQALAELPLFPGHENRGAQFDWMLFGAAATMAFSMVAQIGEQVDFLRFLPEKNRENRYRWWAAAIIAGPGWIVMGMARQLGGAFLAFLALKHGIAEDRAHEPTQMYRVAYGYLFDDGQLALAATALFVVISQIKINVTNAYAGSLAWSNFFSRLTHSHPGRVVWLIFNVLIALLLMELGVFGALERVLGLFSNVAIAWIGALVADLVVNKPLGLSPPFVEFKRAYLPDINPVGVMSTLAASIVSIASYAGLFGPLPQAFSAFIALATAFVLAPVIARVTCGRHYLARNRDDWGPAAPQAKCCICENDFEPEDKAYCPVYQDTICSLCCTLDARCLDACKPNARLKDQLERAANRWLPACLSPQLRLRLIQFALVYLLLAALTGVFVGVIYYQDILVTAAGNESLSQALFANFLKVYSALLVFLGLAAWWVVLNNESRRMAQEESGKQTALLLKEIEEHKKTDRMLQETREAADRANQAKSRFVSDMSHEIRTPLNSILGYAQILRKDPSIPPHRREAVEIIQRCSEHLSSLIEDILDIARIEARKIELRRNAIDFPAFVEQLVRMFKPQAETKGLTFRCQITDVLPRRIRGDEKRLGQILINLLNNAVKFTQEGGIVFQVGYSGEIARFQVIDTGEGIARDQIDTIFQPFRRLPRPSGNAVPGSGLGLTISKMLTQIMGGELTVESEPQKGSTFAVRLFLPSLRGAEDVRDEREIVGYRGPRRKILVVDDQPEHRGILTSALTPLGFVIEEAGSGEECLTKVRQWRPDLILLDIIMAGMTGIEAAEHLRRTGCKTPIVVVSANAYQSDRRAASSAGCDDFLTKPLQIDELLRKLKLHLSLDWLYRGDDTGQIEAAPEPLRPMVRPPTDCLDELAAFARIGDLRGLQDRLEALVESDAGYIPFAAHLQALSREFRLGDIKKTLSEVQQ; this comes from the coding sequence GTGGACATACTGAGCCGCCAGGCCATCGTAAAGGAGCGGCGCGACTATAACGCCTGGGTCGCGAACGAGACCCTGGAAGACTATGCGCTTCGTTTCGCACCGCGGTCATTTCGAAAATGGTCCGAGTTCCGGGTGGGAAACACTGCCTTCGGCTCGATTTCGTTTCTGGTACTCGAAGCCATCGGCGGCTTTCTCACGATCAACTATGGATTCGTCAACGCCTGCTGGGCCATCCTCGCCGTTGGCCTCGTGGTTTTCCTCACTGGGCTCCCGATCAGCTACTACGCCGCCAAGTACAACATCGACATGGACCTGCTGACCCGCGGCGCCGGGTTCGGCTATATCGGCTCGACTCTAACCTCGCTGATCTACGCTTCCTTCACCTTCACCCTATTCGCGCTGGAAGCGTCCATCATGTCGCTGGCGCTGGAACTGTACTTCGACATCCCCATCGCCGCCGCCCATGTCGTCAGCGCCCTGGTGGTCATTCCGCTCGTCACCTTCGGCGTCACCACCATCAGCCGGCTCCAGCTCTGGACCCAACCGCTGTGGATCGCACTGCTTGTCACACCCTACGTGGCCGTCATCTGGCAGGAACCTCAGGCACTGGCCGAACTCCCCCTGTTCCCCGGACACGAGAATCGCGGCGCACAGTTCGACTGGATGCTTTTCGGAGCGGCGGCAACCATGGCCTTTTCCATGGTGGCTCAAATCGGTGAGCAAGTGGATTTCTTACGGTTCTTGCCGGAAAAGAACCGTGAAAACCGATACCGCTGGTGGGCGGCCGCTATCATTGCTGGTCCCGGATGGATTGTCATGGGCATGGCCCGACAACTGGGCGGCGCGTTCCTTGCCTTTCTGGCGCTCAAGCACGGCATCGCTGAGGACCGAGCACACGAGCCCACTCAGATGTATCGAGTGGCCTACGGCTATCTGTTCGACGATGGCCAGCTAGCGCTGGCGGCAACAGCGCTGTTCGTGGTCATCTCCCAGATCAAAATCAATGTCACCAATGCCTACGCGGGTTCGCTAGCCTGGTCGAATTTCTTCTCGCGGCTGACCCATAGCCATCCCGGTCGGGTCGTCTGGCTGATCTTCAATGTACTAATCGCCCTGCTCCTCATGGAGCTCGGCGTTTTTGGAGCACTCGAGCGGGTTCTCGGCTTATTTTCGAACGTCGCCATCGCCTGGATCGGCGCCCTGGTGGCCGATCTGGTTGTCAACAAGCCTCTGGGACTTAGTCCGCCCTTCGTTGAATTCAAGCGTGCCTACCTGCCGGACATCAACCCGGTGGGCGTGATGTCCACCCTAGCGGCCTCGATCGTTTCCATCGCATCCTACGCGGGTCTTTTCGGGCCGCTGCCGCAAGCGTTTTCAGCCTTCATCGCCCTAGCGACCGCCTTCGTACTGGCACCGGTCATTGCCCGAGTCACCTGCGGTCGCCATTATCTCGCGAGAAACCGCGACGACTGGGGTCCGGCCGCGCCCCAGGCCAAATGCTGCATCTGCGAAAACGATTTCGAGCCGGAGGACAAAGCCTATTGTCCGGTCTACCAGGATACGATCTGCTCGCTCTGCTGCACTCTGGATGCCCGTTGTCTGGACGCTTGCAAACCGAACGCGCGGCTCAAGGACCAGCTGGAACGGGCCGCAAACCGCTGGCTGCCGGCCTGCCTGTCACCACAACTCCGGCTGCGCCTGATTCAGTTCGCGCTCGTTTACCTGCTGCTCGCCGCGCTCACCGGCGTCTTCGTGGGCGTGATCTATTATCAGGACATTCTTGTAACCGCCGCCGGGAATGAATCCTTATCGCAAGCGTTGTTCGCCAATTTCCTCAAAGTCTATTCGGCGCTCCTGGTTTTCCTCGGGCTCGCCGCCTGGTGGGTCGTGCTTAACAACGAGAGCCGCCGGATGGCGCAGGAAGAATCCGGAAAACAGACCGCTCTACTGCTCAAGGAAATCGAGGAGCACAAGAAAACCGACAGGATGCTGCAGGAAACCCGGGAAGCCGCGGATCGCGCCAACCAAGCCAAGAGTCGCTTCGTGAGCGACATGAGCCACGAGATCCGCACGCCGCTGAACAGCATACTCGGCTATGCCCAGATCTTGAGAAAAGACCCGAGCATACCGCCCCATCGCCGAGAGGCGGTGGAGATCATTCAGCGCTGCAGCGAACATCTTTCATCTCTGATCGAAGACATTCTCGATATCGCCCGCATCGAGGCCCGCAAGATCGAGCTGCGGCGAAACGCCATCGATTTCCCCGCGTTCGTCGAACAATTGGTGCGGATGTTCAAGCCTCAGGCTGAAACGAAGGGATTGACCTTCCGCTGCCAGATCACCGACGTGCTACCACGCCGAATTCGTGGTGATGAAAAACGGTTGGGTCAGATTCTCATCAATCTGCTGAACAACGCGGTGAAGTTCACCCAGGAAGGCGGAATCGTTTTCCAGGTAGGGTACAGCGGAGAAATCGCACGCTTCCAGGTTATCGACACCGGCGAAGGCATAGCACGCGACCAAATCGATACCATCTTCCAGCCGTTTCGACGCCTGCCTAGACCTAGCGGCAACGCCGTTCCGGGCAGCGGCCTGGGACTCACTATCAGCAAGATGCTCACCCAGATCATGGGCGGCGAACTCACGGTGGAGAGCGAGCCTCAGAAAGGTTCCACGTTTGCCGTCCGGCTGTTCCTTCCCAGCCTGCGGGGCGCGGAAGATGTGCGGGATGAGCGGGAGATCGTGGGTTACCGCGGTCCGCGCCGAAAGATTCTGGTGGTCGACGATCAACCCGAGCATCGCGGCATCCTGACCTCGGCCCTGACTCCCCTCGGGTTCGTCATCGAGGAAGCAGGCTCCGGCGAAGAATGCCTGACAAAGGTAAGACAATGGCGCCCGGACCTGATCCTGCTGGACATCATTATGGCCGGAATGACCGGTATCGAGGCTGCAGAGCACCTGCGTCGAACTGGCTGTAAGACCCCTATCGTCGTGGTTAGCGCCAATGCCTACCAAAGCGACCGGCGTGCGGCCAGCTCCGCCGGTTGCGACGACTTTCTGACCAAACCGCTCCAGATCGACGAACTCCTGCGCAAGCTCAAGCTGCACTTGAGCCTGGATTGGCTTTACCGAGGAGATGACACGGGGCAGATCGAAGCCGCCCCCGAACCCCTGCGGCCGATGGTAAGACCGCCAACCGACTGTCTCGACGAACTGGCTGCGTTCGCGCGCATCGGCGATCTCCGGGGATTACAGGATAGGCTCGAAGCACTGGTCGAAAGCGATGCCGGCTACATCCCGTTCGCAGCGCATCTTCAGGCGCTTTCGCGCGAGTTCCGTCTCGGCGATATCAAGAAAACACTCAGCGAGGTTCAACAATGA
- the urtA gene encoding urea ABC transporter substrate-binding protein → MPDYTKLLRHLGLALSAAALLFGAEARAEDTIKVGILHSLSGTMAISETTLKDTMLMLIDEQNKKGGLLGKPLEPVVVDPASNWPLFAEKARELLTKDKVAAIFGCWTSVSRKSVLPVVEELNGLLFYPVQYEGEESSKNVFYTGAAPNQQAIPAVDYLMKELKVKRWVLAGTDYVYPRTTNKILEAYLKSKGVKDKDIMINYTPFGHSDWQSIVAEIKKFGSAGKKTAVVSTINGDANVPFYKELANQGISAESIPVVAFSVGEEELSGIDTKPLVGHLAAWNYFMSVDTPENAAFITKWHQFTKDRKRVTNDPMEAHYIGFNMWVKAVEKAGTTDPDAVSKAIIGIEVPNLTGGMAKMLPNHHITKPVLIGEIQEDGQFQTVWQTKTLVEGDAWSDYLPESKSIIAQWTPPINCGNYNTKTKKCSGQKY, encoded by the coding sequence ATGCCTGACTACACGAAACTCTTACGGCACTTGGGATTGGCGCTGTCTGCGGCTGCGCTCCTTTTTGGTGCAGAGGCGCGCGCGGAAGACACCATAAAGGTGGGCATCCTGCACTCGCTCTCCGGCACCATGGCAATCAGCGAAACCACGCTGAAAGACACTATGCTGATGCTGATCGACGAACAGAACAAAAAAGGGGGACTCCTCGGCAAACCGCTGGAGCCCGTAGTGGTCGATCCCGCTTCGAACTGGCCTCTGTTCGCCGAAAAAGCGAGAGAACTCCTGACCAAGGACAAGGTCGCCGCCATCTTCGGCTGCTGGACCTCGGTTTCGCGGAAATCGGTGTTGCCGGTCGTGGAAGAGCTGAACGGCCTTCTGTTCTATCCGGTGCAGTACGAGGGTGAGGAATCGTCGAAGAACGTGTTCTATACCGGCGCCGCCCCTAATCAACAGGCTATTCCGGCCGTCGACTACCTGATGAAGGAGTTGAAGGTCAAGCGTTGGGTGCTCGCCGGCACGGATTATGTATATCCGAGAACGACGAACAAGATTCTGGAGGCGTATTTGAAATCGAAAGGCGTAAAGGATAAGGACATCATGATCAATTACACGCCGTTCGGCCATTCGGATTGGCAGAGCATCGTCGCGGAGATTAAGAAGTTCGGTTCTGCAGGCAAGAAGACGGCAGTGGTGTCCACCATCAACGGCGACGCCAATGTGCCTTTCTATAAAGAGCTGGCCAACCAGGGCATTTCAGCCGAGTCGATTCCGGTCGTCGCGTTCTCGGTCGGCGAAGAAGAGCTTTCTGGTATCGACACCAAGCCGCTGGTCGGCCACCTCGCTGCCTGGAACTATTTCATGAGCGTCGATACGCCCGAGAACGCCGCGTTCATTACCAAATGGCATCAGTTCACCAAGGATCGGAAGCGGGTGACGAACGATCCGATGGAGGCTCATTACATCGGCTTCAACATGTGGGTCAAGGCGGTAGAGAAAGCCGGTACGACCGACCCGGATGCGGTGAGCAAGGCGATCATCGGAATCGAGGTGCCGAACCTTACCGGCGGGATGGCGAAAATGCTTCCGAATCACCACATTACCAAGCCGGTGCTGATCGGCGAGATTCAGGAGGACGGTCAGTTCCAGACAGTCTGGCAGACTAAGACGTTGGTCGAGGGCGACGCCTGGTCGGATTACCTGCCGGAAAGCAAGTCGATCATCGCCCAGTGGACGCCGCCGATCAACTGCGGCAACTACAACACTAAGACCAAGAAGTGCTCGGGGCAGAAGTATTGA
- the urtB gene encoding urea ABC transporter permease subunit UrtB, with amino-acid sequence MRPLIFGMGRWCIAMLIMMMPGFCQAVADSGESFAEALVRLKEAPLTELGEAVDRLAETKDPRVVPVLRALLDGRLYYRKDDGHVVFGDPAEDGLAIVDVLDEQALGIVSKFELKKIGINNALRTHLRETLGRLELAVEDPAQRLKAVEAMSKSLDDENLELLRARLDVETDAKVSEAIKTALALADISNDEKAVRIAAINALRGSLNPDALNRLRQLLEKDEAGNYLEPDSDVRNSAQVAVKSIESKLALYGAVETVFFGLSLGAVLVLASIGLAITFGVMGVINMAHGELMMLGAYTTYVVQQLMPGHLDISLFVAIPAAFLLSALVGIAIERGIIRFLYGRPLETLLATFGVSLFLQQLVRTIFSPLNRSVATPSWMSGSLEINGALSLTLNRFYILLFCLLVFAALLQVLKRSRIGLEVRAVAQNRAMAKAMGIPTERVDALTFGLGSGIAGVAGVALSQLTNVGPNLGQSYIVDSFMVVVFGGVGNLWGTLIGGFSLGIANKLLEPYAGAVLAKILMLVFIILFIQKRPRGLFPQKGRAAEA; translated from the coding sequence ATGAGACCTTTAATCTTCGGCATGGGCAGATGGTGTATCGCCATGCTGATCATGATGATGCCGGGCTTTTGCCAAGCGGTGGCGGATTCGGGGGAATCGTTCGCCGAGGCATTGGTCCGGCTCAAGGAGGCTCCTCTGACTGAATTGGGCGAAGCCGTCGACCGGCTCGCCGAAACCAAGGATCCGAGGGTGGTGCCCGTGTTGCGGGCGCTGCTCGACGGGCGGCTCTATTACCGCAAGGACGACGGTCACGTCGTTTTCGGCGACCCGGCCGAAGACGGCCTGGCCATCGTGGACGTCCTCGATGAACAAGCTTTGGGCATCGTTAGCAAATTCGAGCTTAAGAAGATCGGTATCAATAATGCGCTGCGCACGCATTTGCGCGAAACCCTGGGGCGACTCGAACTCGCGGTCGAGGATCCGGCGCAGCGGCTCAAGGCGGTCGAGGCCATGAGTAAGTCGCTGGACGACGAAAACCTCGAACTGCTGCGCGCCCGTCTCGATGTGGAAACCGATGCCAAAGTGTCGGAAGCGATCAAAACGGCTTTGGCTCTAGCGGATATCTCCAACGATGAGAAGGCCGTGCGCATCGCCGCCATCAATGCCTTGCGCGGCAGCCTCAATCCGGACGCACTCAACCGCCTGCGTCAATTGCTGGAAAAGGACGAGGCGGGCAATTATCTGGAGCCCGATTCGGATGTTCGAAACTCGGCGCAGGTCGCCGTCAAATCCATCGAATCCAAGCTGGCACTCTACGGTGCGGTCGAGACCGTGTTTTTCGGCTTGAGCCTGGGCGCGGTGCTGGTGCTAGCGTCTATCGGTCTCGCGATCACCTTCGGTGTCATGGGCGTCATCAACATGGCCCACGGCGAATTGATGATGTTGGGCGCCTATACCACCTACGTGGTACAGCAGTTGATGCCGGGACACCTAGATATTTCTCTGTTCGTGGCTATCCCGGCGGCATTTCTGCTGTCCGCGCTAGTCGGTATCGCCATCGAGCGCGGCATCATTCGATTTCTGTACGGACGGCCGCTCGAAACCCTGCTGGCGACTTTCGGGGTGAGCCTGTTTCTTCAACAGCTGGTCCGCACGATTTTCTCGCCCTTAAATCGTAGCGTCGCGACGCCGTCCTGGATGAGCGGCTCGCTGGAGATCAACGGCGCGTTGTCCTTGACCTTGAACCGGTTTTACATCCTGTTGTTCTGTCTGCTGGTCTTCGCCGCCTTGCTTCAGGTTTTAAAGCGCAGCCGGATCGGGCTCGAAGTGCGGGCGGTTGCGCAAAACCGCGCCATGGCCAAAGCCATGGGCATTCCGACCGAACGGGTGGATGCGCTGACTTTCGGCCTCGGTTCGGGCATCGCCGGCGTTGCGGGAGTGGCGCTCAGCCAGCTCACCAATGTGGGGCCGAATCTGGGGCAGTCGTACATCGTGGATTCGTTCATGGTGGTGGTGTTCGGTGGGGTCGGTAACTTGTGGGGCACCTTAATCGGCGGATTTTCGCTGGGGATCGCCAACAAGCTGCTGGAACCGTACGCCGGTGCGGTGCTGGCGAAAATCCTGATGCTCGTGTTCATCATTCTGTTCATCCAGAAACGCCCACGCGGACTGTTCCCGCAGAAGGGCCGGGCAGCGGAGGCTTGA
- the urtC gene encoding urea ABC transporter permease subunit UrtC produces MSFSLLRKSAVDIPFLAVLAAITLLVPLANLALPESSPLHLSTYTVTLMGKYLTYALLALAVDLVWGYCGILSLGHGAFFALGGYAMGMYLMRQIGDRGVYGHPVLPDFMVFLNWKELPWYWYGFDHFWFSLLVVALAPGLLAYVFGWFAFRSRVTGVYLSIITQALTYALMLAFFRNEMGFGGNNGLTDFKDILGFNLQSDGTRAALFVASALALIGAYAASRLVVESKLGRVIAAIRDAENRVRFLGYRVEQFKLWIFVYSAVLAGIAGALYVPQVGIINPSEFSPLNSLEIVIWVAVGGRGTLYGAVVGAILVNFAKTVFTGVLPEMWLFALGAIFILVTLLLPQGLTGLWRRKEQAA; encoded by the coding sequence ATGTCGTTCAGTTTATTGCGGAAATCGGCGGTCGATATTCCGTTTCTAGCGGTGCTGGCGGCTATCACCCTGCTCGTTCCGCTGGCCAACCTAGCCTTGCCGGAATCCTCGCCCTTGCACCTTTCGACTTATACCGTGACCTTGATGGGTAAGTACTTAACCTACGCACTACTGGCGCTGGCCGTGGACCTGGTTTGGGGCTATTGCGGCATCCTGAGCCTGGGCCATGGCGCTTTTTTTGCCTTGGGCGGGTATGCGATGGGCATGTATCTGATGCGGCAGATCGGCGACCGCGGCGTGTACGGCCATCCGGTACTGCCGGATTTCATGGTCTTTCTCAATTGGAAAGAATTGCCCTGGTATTGGTACGGCTTCGATCATTTCTGGTTCTCTCTCCTCGTGGTGGCCTTGGCGCCGGGCCTGCTGGCTTACGTTTTCGGTTGGTTTGCGTTTCGCTCGCGGGTTACCGGCGTCTATCTTTCTATCATCACGCAGGCGCTGACCTACGCCCTGATGCTGGCCTTCTTCCGCAACGAAATGGGCTTCGGCGGCAATAACGGTCTGACCGATTTCAAAGACATTCTGGGTTTCAATCTTCAGTCCGACGGCACGCGCGCGGCGCTGTTCGTGGCGTCGGCGCTCGCGTTGATAGGCGCTTACGCGGCCAGCCGACTGGTGGTCGAATCCAAGCTCGGTCGTGTGATTGCGGCGATCCGTGATGCTGAAAACCGAGTCCGTTTCCTGGGCTATCGGGTCGAGCAGTTCAAGCTTTGGATCTTTGTCTACTCAGCGGTTTTGGCAGGCATCGCTGGAGCTTTGTACGTGCCCCAGGTGGGCATCATCAATCCCAGCGAATTCTCGCCGTTAAATTCGCTCGAGATTGTCATCTGGGTCGCGGTGGGTGGTCGCGGAACGCTTTACGGTGCAGTGGTAGGCGCGATTCTGGTGAATTTCGCTAAGACCGTGTTCACCGGCGTGCTGCCGGAAATGTGGCTGTTTGCTCTGGGGGCGATCTTCATACTGGTCACTTTATTGTTACCCCAAGGCTTGACCGGCCTTTGGCGCCGAAAGGAGCAAGCCGCATGA
- the urtD gene encoding urea ABC transporter ATP-binding protein UrtD, with protein sequence MIAAKAAEAEIPGIPIRDGSVAEHRIEPAHKPILYLEDVTVSFDGFRALNALTLYIDEGELRCIIGPNGAGKSTMMDVITGRTRPDKGTIYFGQTVDLLTLDEPAIAEAGICRKFQKPSVFEAQTVFENLELAMRTDKRVWSTLFARLTGEQLDAIHEVLETIGLTAYRNRRAGELSHGQKQWLEIGMLLMQRPKVLLVDEPVAGMTHQETERTAELLLSLEGKHSVVVVEHDMDFVRSIARRVTVLHEGSVLTEGRMDEVQNDPRVIEVYLGA encoded by the coding sequence ATGATCGCCGCGAAGGCCGCGGAGGCCGAAATTCCAGGCATTCCGATACGTGATGGATCTGTCGCCGAACACAGGATTGAGCCGGCGCATAAGCCGATCCTTTATTTGGAAGATGTCACGGTTAGCTTCGATGGCTTCCGGGCGCTGAACGCGCTGACCCTGTACATCGACGAGGGTGAGTTGCGCTGCATCATCGGGCCGAACGGTGCCGGCAAGAGCACGATGATGGACGTTATCACCGGAAGGACTCGGCCGGACAAGGGCACGATCTACTTCGGCCAGACCGTGGATCTTTTGACGCTGGACGAGCCGGCTATCGCTGAGGCCGGCATCTGCCGGAAATTTCAGAAACCCAGCGTGTTCGAGGCGCAAACCGTGTTCGAGAACTTGGAACTGGCCATGCGCACCGACAAGCGGGTTTGGTCGACCCTGTTTGCGCGATTGACCGGAGAACAGCTGGACGCGATCCACGAAGTGCTGGAGACCATCGGCCTGACCGCCTACCGCAACCGGAGGGCCGGTGAGTTGTCCCACGGTCAGAAGCAATGGCTGGAGATCGGCATGCTCTTGATGCAGAGACCCAAGGTGCTCTTGGTGGACGAACCAGTGGCGGGCATGACCCACCAGGAGACCGAACGGACCGCCGAGCTGCTGTTATCGCTGGAAGGCAAGCATTCGGTCGTGGTCGTGGAGCACGACATGGACTTTGTGCGTTCCATCGCCCGTAGGGTCACCGTCCTGCACGAAGGCTCGGTCTTGACCGAAGGCCGCATGGACGAGGTGCAGAACGATCCGCGCGTCATCGAAGTCTATCTGGGGGCCTGA
- a CDS encoding ABC transporter ATP-binding protein produces MLSVAALNQYYGESHTLWDLSLDIPVGASVALMGRNGVGKTTLLKCIMGLLPVRSGEIRYEDRSLTALRAEQRAELGIGYVPQGREIFPMLTVEENLKTGLRARGDKSKGIPEEIFEIFPVLKTMLRRRGGDLSGGQQQQLAIGRALVLRPKLLILDEPIEGIQPNIVSEIGDVIIRLNRARGKEVHFEKRESSVTDEIRDAIVRVNREMGVTVLLVEQKQHFVKRVADRFLIMDKGRIVAGGTMAELTEDLVRRYLTV; encoded by the coding sequence ATGCTGAGCGTAGCCGCACTCAACCAATACTACGGCGAAAGCCATACCCTCTGGGACCTGAGCCTCGATATTCCGGTCGGAGCCAGCGTGGCCCTGATGGGGCGGAACGGCGTCGGCAAGACCACGCTGCTCAAATGCATCATGGGGCTATTGCCCGTGCGTTCGGGCGAGATTCGCTACGAGGACCGTTCGCTGACCGCGCTCCGGGCGGAACAGCGCGCGGAACTCGGAATCGGGTACGTTCCACAGGGCCGCGAAATCTTTCCTATGCTGACGGTAGAGGAAAATCTCAAGACGGGGCTTCGTGCGCGCGGCGATAAGTCGAAGGGCATCCCTGAGGAAATCTTCGAGATTTTCCCGGTGCTCAAAACCATGCTGCGCCGGCGCGGCGGCGATCTGTCAGGTGGCCAGCAGCAGCAACTCGCCATCGGGCGAGCGCTGGTGCTGAGACCCAAGCTGCTTATCCTGGATGAGCCCATCGAAGGCATACAGCCTAACATCGTCAGTGAGATCGGCGACGTGATCATCCGCCTGAACCGGGCCCGCGGCAAGGAAGTCCATTTCGAGAAACGCGAATCTTCGGTGACGGACGAGATCCGCGATGCCATCGTTCGTGTCAACCGGGAAATGGGGGTAACGGTTCTCCTGGTGGAACAGAAACAGCATTTCGTAAAGCGCGTGGCCGACCGTTTTCTGATCATGGACAAAGGGCGTATCGTAGCCGGCGGCACCATGGCGGAATTGACAGAAGATTTGGTACGGCGTTATCTGACTGTGTAG
- a CDS encoding HupE/UreJ family protein, which translates to MSKQFFQSLAVVMSLGMLPEAVFAHTGVGAVHGFGAGFEHPFMGLDHLLTMLAVGVWAAALGGRALWFVPLSFVTVMAAGAGLQGFGWVLPSAEVTVALSVAVMGLILVVNWRVGYGFAGALAAAFALFHGYVHAEEIGRDMGAFHYAAGFLIATAVLHGLGMLLGASVGRLDLLRRALGAFCAGVGAYLLVGS; encoded by the coding sequence ATGAGCAAACAGTTTTTCCAGAGCCTGGCGGTTGTCATGAGCTTGGGCATGCTGCCCGAAGCCGTATTCGCCCACACCGGGGTAGGTGCCGTACACGGTTTCGGCGCCGGATTCGAACATCCTTTCATGGGACTGGACCATCTGCTCACCATGCTCGCAGTCGGCGTTTGGGCTGCTGCTTTGGGCGGGCGCGCTTTGTGGTTCGTACCGCTCTCTTTCGTGACTGTAATGGCGGCTGGGGCGGGTTTACAGGGGTTCGGTTGGGTCTTGCCCTCGGCCGAGGTGACGGTGGCGCTTTCAGTCGCTGTGATGGGGCTCATTCTCGTCGTCAACTGGCGCGTAGGTTACGGTTTCGCGGGCGCTTTGGCGGCGGCGTTCGCACTTTTCCACGGTTATGTGCATGCCGAGGAGATCGGTCGGGACATGGGCGCGTTTCACTATGCGGCAGGTTTTCTGATCGCGACCGCGGTCTTGCACGGGCTGGGCATGCTGCTCGGCGCATCCGTCGGCAGGCTGGATTTGCTGCGTCGGGCACTCGGAGCGTTTTGCGCCGGCGTAGGGGCCTACCTCCTGGTGGGAAGCTAG